One window from the genome of Pseudobacteriovorax antillogorgiicola encodes:
- a CDS encoding integrase core domain-containing protein, translated as AEAREAIDRFVDEYNDHRPHRSLDMLSPSQWLEKIVA; from the coding sequence GCCGAGGCGCGTGAGGCGATAGACCGGTTTGTAGATGAGTACAATGACCATCGGCCGCATCGGTCTTTGGATATGTTGTCACCCAGCCAGTGGCTGGAGAAAATAGTTGCTTAA